The Branchiostoma lanceolatum isolate klBraLanc5 chromosome 3, klBraLanc5.hap2, whole genome shotgun sequence DNA segment AATTGTCAGATTTGGGCAATATTTCAATTATTATTGTAGTTTTGGGCGAAGTTTCCCCTCCCCAGTCCTACAGCACCATCTAGCACTAGAGCCCACCTGAATCGTTATTCTGTCTTGACGTATCTGCTGAACTATAATCCATAGAATCATAGGTACTTGTTAACTCAGGAACAGTTTCCTGTTCCTACCCAGGACTTTTGAATCAAGCCACATTCATACATTACTATCATGTATGTAAAGCCTACTATTGTTAGGTTTGATGAAAAAGTATAATATTACCAAATTCCAATTAGGTTGTAAGCTATAACATCGCCTCACACCACAACACTGCAGAACACCCCAATGTTAACTTCAGAATGAGCTATAAATACAGGTTCAGTTTTGGGGGTGTTGCACCTGCTTTAACTCCCTTCAACACACACACTTCACAATTTTACCAGGCTCAGATTCTAACTTGTTGTTTACAAGACCATCAAAATTAGCATCGCAAAGTAAAGTTAGACCAGGTATAAGAAAACCAAACAGTTCTATTAAACTGAAGACTTTCCCAGACCAGACCATTTCAGACTACATCTATTATCCAGTTTCTCTGCATGACAAGGAGTGGAAACCCAAACACAAAGGATTATTGCAGTACAAAGAAATTTGTTTAGACTAAATTCAAAGATTCCAATAATTGTAATAGGACTGCATTTCGAAACGTTAAGTCTCTCAAGattgatgaaaagaaaattacaGACGCCCGAGAAATGGGAGACTTGTCCATGTTCAAAGGGACAGAAAGGCCTAAAATAACCACAATAGTGCTGACTGCAGGTCATGTGACCAGAATGACagcctctgattggtcaggctcGAGCTGACATGTCATCTAATCATTTTATTTTGCTGCTGCAGGTTGCAGATAATAGAAAACACAGGAGGGAGAGTGAAGTTCAACTTCTGTCGGTTTGAGTGGTTTTTACTCAGAAAAGTGATGACGAGAGCATGTTATGCCAACTGCTACTAGTACTAATCAACTCTAGTCTTACTCGGAAAATAAAATATTCCCACATACTTGTTTTTCACTCAATAATGTTATCCTTGCTTGAAGTTCGTGTAGTCTTTTCTGCAACTCTGCATTCTGTGcagaaagaacaaaataaaaacgTCAACAAGCCGCAGAAAGAGCGTGTCGCAGCGAATTGATTGATGCGAACGAATTGAAAGGTCACACAGAACTTTGCCCACATCAGCGCACACACAGGCCGCTATCTCATCAAACCTCCGCCAAAATATCCCACAAATCCCCCACAACTCGCACGTACCTGTGGATCTTTCTTCATCTGACTCACGAGCACCTACAGACAAATAAACATCAGGAAATTAGAGTCCGAGCACAAAAGTTGTCAGGTCGGCTGAAATGATGCCATCGATTGTGGACAACTGGTGCACGGCGCTGCAGttctacataatcaatgaggggTAATTTTACATTCAGCCCAAATATCTGCTCGCAAACTCGTCCTACACGACTCCACATGGCCCCAAACTTTCCCCAGACAAACACATGAATTCTACAGCAGCCCACACAACTCCTGAACCCGCACACGGCCGGAAACAGTCCCCGTAGAGCCGGGAATATTTTTTCGGAATAATGCACTACATTATTATCCGACGGAGGAGATTTGGTAGAGGGAACAGGGAGCAACATACTACCTGATGACTTTGGATTTCGACTTTCAGCTGCTCCTGAAGACTGCTCAGGTCCATACCGCCGCTCCCGACAACTTCTCACAACTTTCTGTCAATTTGGGAAGATTTCTGGATTTCTACAACGCCACAAAAATTGAGGATTCACTCCCCAAATGTTGGAACTGAGGAGTACTTGTTTTGTACTTCTGCACGCACGGACTTATCACACCCTCCGCGCACCCCAAAACTTTGCACCTAATATCTCCATCCTGCACCATTCCAGCCCCAAACCTGGTCAGCTGTCGGCTCTCACTTCCCGGCAGAATTTTATCACACCGGGAGAGAAATTCTAGGCacaaaaaatggcgttttcCTCCTCTATTCCGCGGATTATTTCGCATTGATTTTAGCGTATTATTACCACTTTGCCTAGGGAAAGTGAGTGATCCGGCAGCATTGCCTAGGAAAAGTTCCCGGATGTTGACCCGTTTCTTCCCCGATCGGAACTACTTTCTTCCGCGCGACCACAGAAAAGTTACGTACTGATTAAACCTTACTCAATGATTCCCAATGATAACTGTAAGTTTGTTCGCAGAGTCCCGATGCACGCGGCTGCCGGTATTTTTAGGGtgttggtggggaggggggtgagaaTAAAAAGTTGTGCCGGGCTCCGCGTAGTTGTGCGGAAGTGCAGCAGGAAAAAGAAcgtgattttcaaaatggcggcgggcAGGTAGGGGGGAAGGCTGTGTCGCACCGTTCTACCGCGCTGACAGCGTTTTTCAGCGGATATCTCTGCTCGGCGGAGTTCAGGTGAGTGGAGCTTGTTCCCCGTGGCCTGTCCCGTCCCCGCGGTGCCCGTGTGAGGCCGGCGCGGCCCGGGGTTGGCGGCGGGACAGGTGCCAGGCCGGCCGGCGGACATGCTGTACCGGCCCGCAGGTGCCCCGCGTGGTCGTCTGGCGGCAGAAACCCGCAGGTTCTACCCGGTCCCCTTCCTCCTTCCCGCAGTCAGGGCGGCCTGGCGTCTACTCTCACACTGTCACAGTTATGCGCCACACCGGCACAGTTTTAGTTCACCCTTTGCAAATAACGGTTATGGATATTCATAATGTTtaagtttgtttattcatcttcAAGATAAGTAAGTAATCCGCTCAAATAATGACAAACTATTTTCAAATTATGCGAGTCCACCACCAATTACAGAAGAGTAGACAAGCATGGACAGTCTACCACATGATAAAATTATGTCATTCTGTATGATTTGATGTAAGAATTTGAGAGAAGGTaatatacatttgtttatttatatttcaTATCATCGCACCAATATCCATGTCCTGCCAAACTGTAGATATCATTTCACCACGTTAGACATAGAAAAGCATGTAAGAGTAAGAAACATGTTGCAGGTGTAACCCAGGTAAAATGCAGTCCCCCGTCCCTGTGGCCCACATGTGCTTAAACTTGTGTTGTCTTTCCTTCTCCAGGTTTCCTccggaatctcacctgctgttgccatggcagccaAGCGCACGGCAACCACGGAACTGACGGACAGGAACTGGGACCAGGAGGAGGAAccggaggaggtcaggggtcacccGCATTTTCTTTGCTATGGTTCAGTCCGTAGGTCGGGTCATACGTGTTGATGTTATGGTTCGGTCCGTCACAGGTGTGAAGTATCGGGCCTGTCGGCAGGTGTGCAACAGGTGTGTTTAACATACAGACGTAACTCTTACTCTAACCAGATGAGGCGTATACACAGTTTAGCGTCCGTCCACTATTGTACATCGTTAATCATTTTAGACAGGTCTTTTTCACTTGAACAGATCTGGCGTATTGTAAATTCTGATTGACAGGCTTAGGAAGCATTCATCtaattcatctattcattcaatcatatatcttttcattcattcattccttcattcatttgttGGTTCTGTTTTAGTCAATCATTTATCCACCTTAAGTCATTAATTTacccattcatccatccatcaatccagtCATTCACCgattcattcattgacaataTACATTATTAGTATACTAGAGGCAGTTTGGGTTCTCAGGATTACCTGGTTTCAGGATTTTATTTTGGTGGATTTTTGCAGTTATGAGGATCAAACCCACATTTTTCACATTATTAGACAAGTAAATTCTTGCAAAGTAGCACATTTATGCTACTTTTATATGAAAATAAGCGTGATGCCGGAAGTGCTGATTTAGTGCGGAGGTCACGAATGATGGCGTGATGGTCGGAGACACTAAAATGCACCAGCTGCTGGAACCCTGCGTCTGCCATCATGACAGTTTCTGTTGTCTTATGTTGGTCTATTTTCTCCCACCATCACCGTAATGCCCCCTAACCAACTCACAATCCTGTGTGGATACATGTACCAGCTTACCAAGCCTGAGCTGTGCACGATGGACTTACCAAGCCTGAGCTGTGCACGATGGACGTGTGGTGGATATTCGTGATGACACAATGACACTCGTTTTAATGCTTCTTGTTGATGTTTAACACATGAAAACTGGCTGAACAGAGACAGTGCGAGACAGTGACGTTAGAATCTTCAACGGAAGGGGACTCATAAGATGCAGAAATAAGTTTTCCACTGAAACAGAAGGACAAAATTTGGTCTGTCCTCGCAGCCAAACCTGCTCCTGTCCATAAGTCCGTCCTCACAGCCAAACCTGGTGCCTGTTCATAACAACAGTTTATTTTCCTGGGTGTCCCTCCAGGCAGGCACCTGGAACCCGGCCAGCCGTTCGGAGATGTCCAAGAGAaggtaatcaatcaatcaaacaatcaatcattcaagTACAGTTAAGTATGGCTGCATCAGGGTATGATACCTAATGGATTGAATTAAGTATCACATGTTACAGAAAATAAATTTCCTTGGGTGCCAAGTTGTTATGTGGATATCCTCTCAAGtccatgtacattttaacagATTGGACAGGCACAGGCATACTACTAGCTGGGAGAAAGAAGGCCAAAGGAGCATGGATACTGCGaggtttatttttcatttctgtctCTCCCCTCAGAGTCAAGAAGGCCATTAGAAGAGGCAATGCAACTTCAGAGGTGAGCTCAAATTGGTACCGGTAGATctacaaaatttcaaaagcaTGAACTTcagatttatttattcattcatttatttaaatTTAGATTCACCCTTTGTGGCCTGTGCCTTGTTAATTACTGCACTTGTCTTGCTTCATTTTCTTGATCCACCTCTTCCGATGCACACAAAGTAACAGTTATTCAAGGTTTCCGGTTAAAACCTGGTGAAGAAAAACTCttgtccagtcactgacgaaagatgctacctgaaaggtctgactgtttccaaaatggctccagttgcttgagtaactgttaccttgcacaTATTAATTGATACTTGGGTGTCTTATACATTGTACCCTTCACACCAACTCCTGTTATACGCTGTGTATGCCCTCCCAAGACAAGAGTCGTCGTTTTTAGTTGTGTGGCCGATCATGCCTAACTGATTTAACTCTTCCATTTCCCACAGGGCGGGACGGGAGCCTTTGCCAAGTTCAGTGGGCTGAGCAACAAACCAGCGTCGACCGTCTTCAGTGGGCTGGGCAGCAAACCAGCGTCGACCGTCTTCAGCGGGCTGGGCAGTAAACCTGCGTCTACCGTCTTCAGTGGGCTGGGTAGCAAACCCGGTGTCTTCAGCGGTCTGAACGCCGGCGCCGCCAAACCTCTCGCCGTCTCCAACGGCAACAGGACCACGCCCTCTGTCCCGTTCAGCGGGTTCGGCACGGGCAGCTCCACCCCCTCCCCCGGTGTTAGTGAGCGGTCCCCTGCAGGTGGCCCCTCCTCTCCCGGTGCTAGTGAGCGGTCCCCTGCAGGTAGCCCCTCCTCCCCCAGGTACAGTCCCCAGTACTGCGGGCAGCTGCGTAGCCTGAACCTTAACCTGCTGCAGTGGCTGCAGAAACACGTGGACAACAACCCCGTCTGCGACCTCACCCCGTCCTTCCGCGACTACGAGAGGCACCTGCGCGACATCGAGGCCCGGTTTCCCCCGGCAACCGGCACGGGGACGACTGGCACGGACTCGGTAACCGGGGGCAACGGTGTGCCAGACCAGACGGCGTCGCAGAGCGGGAACGGACAGCTGTCATTCAAATTCTCCTCACCACCACAGGACAAAACAGACACTTCCGCAGTTACCACAAATTCATCAGCTTTTGGGGTCACCATAGGTCAGAGTGCATCATCTGGGGTCACCATAGGTCAGAGTACATCATCTGGGGTCACCATAGGTCAGAGTTCATCACCATCTGGGATTACAATAGGTCATAGTTCATCGTTCATTACCGGCACCAGCACGGCGCCGACCCCGTTCTCCTTTAGTGCCAGCAGCGGCGGAACGATCTTCGGGGGCGCCAGCACGACCTTCGGGGGCAGCGCAGCATTCGGGGGCGCAGCGGGGAAACCAGCGCTCGACTCTGGGTTCAAGTTCAGCACGACTGACAGCTCAAGTTCGGCCTCATCCAGGTTCAAGTTCAGCTTCGCCTCCAAACCCTCAGCCCCAACATCAGGTGGGTCTGGTTACTGCTACTTACTGACTGACTTACTGCTACTTACTGTCTTACAGTAACTGAGGTAAAGTAGTTCGGGTATTCACGCACCTGAAATTTGTTTATGTGCAGCTCTACATCCAATACGTCCGACCCTGGCTTCCATACAGCCCAGCCCGTCATTTCTTGGACTCACAAGTGAATTAACAAATGACCAACATTTTGCTTTTTTGTGTCTCAGTGTCTTCCGACACAAAGGAGGAGGAATCCTATGAGCCGCCCAAACCTGAGGTCAAGGAGGTCAAGGAGGACGGAGCTTTTTACACCATCAGGTGAGGAGGTCGTTGGGAGGTCACTCGCCAAATTATACCagctactctcatctcccaaataaacgtaccggtacgtttatttttttcagcctcaaaatccacccagtacgttcttattttggacggtacgtttattgtttttttgaaaatcagagttttgctaacctgggatccccttaaaattttaagtttgggttttcctgcccatatttctccggcatttttgctcataattcgctatttttcggccaagcggcgttgatATCCCGGCCGCTACAGAGgccgctatgacccggcctttgtgaaatcccggcggaactcgtaacgtatcggtcgatctctatgGACATAACAAgtacaaagtcaacgttgttattgggggaaaataagacgccacactgacgttttgaaatgcaattcttgtttcttaAACAACTTtaacagtctctgtttacatcgtaaaccaaagcacgctgatcagaaaagaaacatgccagcggcgcacagtAACATTTAacgcatgtaaatttctctactcacgtgagatacagtctttcccaaaatgaaaatgtaaaaacaccTCCACGAAAAATCTGTGTCTTAGCATGAAAAATTGtataatgtctttcaaaatatatcaaaacatttcaatcctaccacaaacaggaAAACTTAGCGCTTGGAAAATCGCCACTGTGACAAGGACGTAGGACGTGACTCTGGTGGGAAAgttttgtcatggaagagctcacgtcgaagaaggggaaagaactctttttgatctacaaattaAACTCCTTTGCTTTAGTCATAaaggtgttttgcatttttacaaagagactTTCAATATTTAAGTCTTAacataaaattgaattgcaatctagtcaccgtttttatcacttaaaaatgctttaaaaagatcacccctctacagaaagaatgttGCAGTTTTCTAAGAACATCGATGTAGTtttgttagccccgcccctttctgtcttcGGCGCCAgctactgtctggctcactctttcaagtgtaacatgagaaccctgtggttaaAATGTGGCAACATTGTaagcctgaggtttctcacaaatttgttgacaatttagtttctcaaaattaatgtttttttcgACATACAAGTGTAATTtctgaatttcaaattatttggattgcaacaacaaaaaccagaacattatatGATACTGTCCTCGATAttatatgataatgtccttgacacaacacaatagtttgtggcatgtaatgtttacaactCTATGTTTCTatgcatagaagataaatggcaagttgggaaagaaaaaaaagttacatcatatacattgtcataattcttccttttctctatggcttttacaaataagttaaTAACTTGTGATGACCATatcttcaggatattgtaattttctgttcatggtCTAAATGTtga contains these protein-coding regions:
- the LOC136429120 gene encoding nuclear pore complex protein Nup50-like — translated: MAAKRTATTELTDRNWDQEEEPEEAGTWNPASRSEMSKRRVKKAIRRGNATSELFHFPQGGTGAFAKFSGLSNKPASTVFSGLGSKPASTVFSGLGSKPASTVFSGLGSKPGVFSGLNAGAAKPLAVSNGNRTTPSVPFSGFGTGSSTPSPGVSERSPAGGPSSPGASERSPAGSPSSPRYSPQYCGQLRSLNLNLLQWLQKHVDNNPVCDLTPSFRDYERHLRDIEARFPPATGTGTTGTDSVTGGNGVPDQTASQSGNGQLSFKFSSPPQDKTDTSAVTTNSSAFGVTIGQSASSGVTIGQSTSSGVTIGQSSSPSGITIGHSSSFITGTSTAPTPFSFSASSGGTIFGGASTTFGGSAAFGGAAGKPALDSGFKFSTTDSSSSASSRFKFSFASKPSAPTSVSSDTKEEESYEPPKPEVKEVKEDGAFYTIRCKLFYQKDGTYKDKGVGNLHLKKTGDSKTQLVVRADTSLGNILLNILLFPSMPVSRQGKNNVALVCVPNPPLDEKSDPVATPMLIRVKTGEAADELCKQLSDNKGSS